A part of Myxococcales bacterium genomic DNA contains:
- a CDS encoding MaoC family dehydratase N-terminal domain-containing protein, translating to MKKYWDSVEIGHKLKVAPKKPITRLQIARFAAACDDFSPMGLDEEYAKSAGLGSVYAPGIIALGIIEEGLKTFAQNMSITTLSTTFQRLIWPCDVLSAKGVIVRRYRKNDEHRVQFSVWVENQNGDVVVKGQAICLLFKNAQEESHLGSEKEPQLSQASYAELVKRCEQVTNRRPAQKTTKVPQKEIA from the coding sequence ATGAAAAAATATTGGGATAGCGTAGAAATAGGCCACAAACTTAAAGTTGCTCCTAAAAAACCTATAACCCGTCTACAGATTGCGCGCTTTGCAGCAGCATGTGATGATTTTTCTCCCATGGGCCTTGATGAAGAGTATGCCAAAAGCGCAGGACTTGGCAGTGTCTACGCCCCAGGCATCATAGCTCTTGGAATAATTGAAGAAGGTCTAAAAACCTTTGCTCAAAATATGTCGATCACGACCCTGAGCACAACCTTTCAAAGACTTATTTGGCCATGCGATGTTTTGAGTGCGAAAGGAGTTATCGTGCGGCGCTACCGCAAAAATGATGAACATCGCGTGCAATTTTCTGTCTGGGTAGAAAACCAAAATGGTGATGTTGTTGTGAAAGGACAGGCCATTTGTCTTTTATTCAAAAACGCTCAAGAAGAATCTCACCTAGGGAGCGAGAAGGAGCCTCAACTTTCTCAAGCCTCATACGCCGAGCTTGTGAAACGTTGCGAACAAGTAACTAACCGTCGCCCAGCACAAAAGACGACCAAGGTTCCTCAAAAAGAAATCGCCTAG
- a CDS encoding insulinase family protein: MKRLSLLLVYLFPYIVLASLSTLVLSNCVSFRSSISSSITPLVEQDKLKNGLSLYLMRHTSPKNRCFLRLNVKVGSFHESKDENGIAHLIEHLAFENRLPDSKKELALWFQEQGMSFGSDINAYTTVDHTVFHMNLNNCEEQSIRDGLKIFHSFLNKINFDDDLIKKQKLIIDEEERHYKNSISKLNETIAQKLFAGTLFENNFVLGEKNIRNAITKEMLINFHQKFYQPSNAQIIIVGDINKAHLKNEVTTLFGKLENTQPISALDRGTPSYKEPVFIAPSSEIKSVETVFILQPKKFNLAEFNYESLQKKLSFELAISMLSESINKKSAKQADDELRPAEFYGFFDNYQQPELSLRVSSTLEDQTSAFSRAFAPLKRALDHGFSQEQFNRALNIELDNLEQSIVQESNLQSSNWAQRILNYINQRGPLSDAKTLATVSKNILKKISISDCQKALWNAFNKSNHYLFSFGDIENNEENIDKLQRILSDSLSQKSKSLKENKHSQIKFLYAVTNATAKIKKQEYFKNIDSHLVQFANGTRLIVKNLPFKKDTILLQINNDRGLASMNQMERAHMELEGSVLLNGGLKKHTWKDIGKLMQDKQLKLWFNSSLEHLSLSSVVRPKDFLFDLELTRAYITDADFNINALKQGKKQLQQNYEESKLSLGWPLQVDFPSLLSKHDPRAYRAPLSLISNISREDLLEWHRNWIKERPLSITIVGDIDVDKAIKEVGMVFGSLPKPHAKIFEKPQPITYEKNIHRSYNTKAYDEASRIIIRYPLDINTENQYLLPLAKNLIQEILWFKLREEQRAIYSPQVYAATDAYGLMQNILDVFLIAQKDKVQEIKKSAIDIIHKLAANGVLPEQLNSAKAALINYLKGNNEDLTYWLDYLTSNQNQLAKLKPPQDDVKHVEKIDLKEMNNYLKIYFLSSNNSTAIINSTTKKP, encoded by the coding sequence ATGAAAAGGCTTTCATTATTACTTGTTTATTTATTTCCTTACATAGTGCTAGCTTCTTTAAGCACCTTAGTGCTTTCCAATTGTGTCTCTTTCCGTTCCTCTATAAGCAGCTCAATAACTCCTCTTGTTGAACAGGATAAGCTTAAAAACGGCCTCTCGCTCTATCTCATGCGCCATACTTCCCCTAAAAATCGATGTTTTCTACGCCTCAACGTAAAAGTGGGAAGTTTTCACGAATCCAAAGATGAAAATGGCATTGCACATCTTATTGAGCACCTCGCGTTTGAAAACCGATTGCCGGACTCCAAAAAAGAGCTGGCCCTTTGGTTCCAAGAACAAGGCATGAGCTTTGGCTCAGATATCAATGCTTACACCACGGTCGATCATACGGTCTTCCACATGAACCTCAACAATTGTGAAGAGCAAAGTATTAGAGACGGGCTTAAAATTTTTCATAGCTTTCTGAATAAAATTAATTTTGATGATGATCTGATAAAAAAACAAAAACTAATTATTGATGAAGAAGAAAGGCACTACAAAAATAGCATTAGCAAGCTCAACGAAACTATTGCGCAGAAACTATTTGCAGGAACGCTTTTCGAAAATAATTTCGTTTTGGGAGAAAAAAATATCCGAAACGCTATTACAAAAGAAATGCTCATAAATTTTCATCAAAAATTCTATCAACCTAGCAATGCCCAAATAATTATTGTGGGAGACATCAATAAAGCACATTTAAAAAATGAAGTAACTACTCTTTTTGGTAAGCTAGAAAATACTCAGCCCATTTCAGCACTCGATCGCGGAACTCCTTCTTATAAAGAGCCTGTATTTATTGCCCCAAGTTCAGAAATTAAATCAGTAGAAACAGTTTTTATTTTGCAGCCCAAGAAATTTAATTTGGCTGAGTTTAATTATGAAAGTTTGCAAAAAAAATTAAGCTTTGAGCTCGCTATCAGTATGCTTTCTGAAAGCATAAATAAAAAATCTGCAAAACAAGCAGATGACGAACTGCGACCAGCAGAATTTTATGGATTTTTTGATAACTATCAACAACCAGAGCTCAGTCTTAGAGTATCAAGTACCCTAGAAGATCAAACAAGTGCGTTCAGTCGGGCTTTTGCCCCCTTAAAACGAGCCCTCGATCACGGATTTAGTCAGGAACAATTCAATAGAGCCCTCAATATTGAGCTCGATAATCTAGAACAAAGTATTGTCCAAGAATCTAATTTGCAATCAAGTAATTGGGCGCAAAGAATTCTTAACTATATCAATCAAAGAGGGCCACTGAGCGATGCCAAAACATTGGCAACAGTATCGAAGAATATTTTAAAAAAGATATCCATAAGCGACTGTCAAAAAGCACTTTGGAATGCATTTAATAAATCTAATCATTATTTATTTTCATTCGGTGATATAGAAAATAACGAAGAAAATATAGACAAGCTACAGCGCATACTGTCTGACTCTTTGTCTCAAAAAAGCAAATCTCTTAAAGAAAATAAACACTCTCAAATAAAATTTTTGTATGCAGTCACAAACGCTACAGCAAAAATTAAAAAGCAAGAATATTTTAAAAACATCGATAGCCATTTAGTACAATTTGCCAACGGCACTCGACTGATTGTCAAAAATCTTCCTTTTAAAAAAGACACTATTTTGCTGCAAATCAATAATGATCGAGGTCTTGCCTCTATGAATCAAATGGAACGAGCCCATATGGAATTGGAAGGCTCAGTACTTTTAAATGGAGGACTCAAGAAACATACTTGGAAAGACATAGGCAAATTGATGCAGGATAAACAGCTCAAATTGTGGTTTAACAGCTCTCTAGAGCATCTCAGCTTATCAAGTGTGGTGCGACCAAAAGATTTTCTTTTTGATCTTGAGCTTACTCGCGCCTATATCACCGATGCTGATTTTAATATCAATGCACTCAAGCAAGGAAAAAAACAGCTCCAACAAAATTATGAGGAAAGTAAACTATCTTTGGGTTGGCCTTTGCAGGTTGATTTCCCCTCGTTGTTAAGCAAGCACGACCCCCGCGCCTACCGCGCTCCATTATCCTTGATATCAAATATCTCAAGAGAAGACCTTCTTGAGTGGCACCGTAATTGGATTAAAGAGCGTCCTCTTAGCATTACCATCGTGGGTGATATCGATGTAGATAAAGCCATAAAAGAAGTAGGCATGGTATTTGGTTCTCTACCAAAACCACATGCAAAAATATTTGAAAAGCCTCAGCCTATTACATATGAGAAAAATATCCATCGCAGCTATAATACTAAAGCCTACGATGAAGCATCTCGAATCATTATTCGCTATCCCCTTGATATCAATACAGAAAATCAATATTTGCTGCCTTTGGCCAAAAATCTTATTCAAGAAATTTTATGGTTCAAATTGCGTGAAGAACAGCGAGCTATTTACTCTCCCCAAGTTTATGCTGCGACCGACGCATACGGACTCATGCAAAATATTTTAGATGTCTTCTTAATAGCCCAAAAAGATAAGGTTCAGGAGATTAAGAAAAGCGCGATCGACATCATACATAAATTGGCTGCAAATGGAGTCTTACCCGAGCAGTTGAATAGCGCTAAAGCTGCACTGATAAATTATCTCAAAGGAAATAATGAAGATTTAACATATTGGCTTGATTATTTGACGTCTAATCAAAATCAACTTGCCAAACTTAAGCCCCCGCAAGATGATGTAAAACACGTTGAAAAAATTGACCTCAAAGAGATGAATAATTATTTAAAAATATATTTTCTATCTTCAAACAACTCAACGGCAATTATCAACTCAACCACTAAAAAACCATAG
- a CDS encoding alanine--glyoxylate aminotransferase family protein: MKYRLLAPGPTPVPDRVLKEMSKTIIHHRTAQFEKIFFECRENLKWLLNSKYAPLILSCSGTGAFEASIENFFSTGDTVLCVTGGKFGENWFNMSKAFGLNAIAIEVAWGEALDVNKVEQALKAYPQARGVILVASETSTGVRHPYEAVAQLVKEKSDCLLVIDAVTALGVWDIAPEQQHIDLLVGGGQKGLMLPPGLGFVWASEKAWARQSQSNLPKFYFNLVKEKKAQESNQTAYTPAVSLIMGLYEALLIMKEEGREKIFQRHARLAHATRVAMTALGLKLFAKAPSESITSVISPEILPDNAIYKALMNHANLTIAGGQGQLKGKIFRIGHMGYVDEIDLIGIFGTLEIILKKLGYDAFTPGASFAAAMPILQSGF, from the coding sequence ATGAAGTACCGTTTATTGGCCCCAGGCCCCACTCCTGTTCCAGATCGCGTTCTTAAAGAAATGAGTAAAACCATTATTCATCATCGTACCGCTCAATTTGAGAAGATTTTTTTTGAATGCCGTGAAAACTTAAAGTGGCTGCTGAATTCTAAATATGCGCCTCTGATTTTATCATGTTCAGGTACGGGAGCATTTGAAGCTTCGATCGAAAATTTTTTCTCTACCGGCGATACGGTTCTATGCGTAACAGGCGGAAAATTTGGCGAAAATTGGTTCAATATGAGCAAAGCCTTTGGTCTTAACGCTATCGCTATCGAAGTTGCTTGGGGGGAAGCACTTGATGTTAATAAAGTTGAGCAGGCGCTTAAGGCTTACCCGCAAGCGCGGGGCGTGATCTTGGTAGCCAGCGAAACTTCAACTGGCGTAAGACATCCTTATGAAGCTGTAGCCCAGCTGGTAAAGGAAAAATCTGATTGTTTGCTGGTGATAGATGCGGTGACAGCTTTAGGAGTGTGGGATATTGCTCCAGAGCAACAGCACATCGATTTGTTGGTAGGAGGAGGGCAAAAGGGCTTGATGTTGCCCCCTGGTCTAGGTTTTGTATGGGCCAGCGAAAAAGCCTGGGCGAGACAGTCTCAGTCAAATCTACCAAAATTTTATTTTAATCTGGTCAAAGAAAAAAAAGCCCAAGAATCTAACCAGACGGCTTACACGCCGGCGGTGTCTTTGATTATGGGTTTGTATGAAGCATTGCTGATAATGAAAGAGGAGGGGCGCGAAAAAATTTTTCAAAGACACGCTCGGCTGGCGCATGCTACTCGCGTAGCAATGACAGCTCTAGGGCTTAAGTTATTTGCTAAAGCTCCCAGTGAATCTATTACCAGCGTGATAAGTCCTGAGATCTTGCCCGATAATGCCATTTATAAAGCTTTGATGAATCATGCCAACCTGACCATTGCGGGTGGACAAGGGCAGCTTAAAGGAAAAATTTTTCGTATTGGGCATATGGGATATGTGGATGAGATAGATCTGATCGGTATTTTTGGGACTTTGGAAATAATTTTAAAAAAGCTTGGCTATGATGCATTTACACCAGGAGCATCCTTCGCCGCTGCGATGCCAATTTTGCAATCTGGTTTTTAA
- a CDS encoding XdhC family protein — protein sequence MIFFDLLKELHNLKQASALCTVVAISGSTPRKAGAKMLVLNDGTSFGDIKGSIGGGAIEHHIRKQALEALKENSSRLVTTSLRNELGMCCGGEMTVFIEPIAQKPRFICFGAGHIAQSLCPQALSLDFNVFLLDHRKDLLTLPCFEHVQEKICDSSIFSIENLQICEHDYVVVTSHDHQLDQSIVEAVLKYPTKFLGLVGSKRKALMTQKRLRAKNLDEQQIARLRCPVGLDIYAQTPQEIAFSILAQVIMVKNENTKNYSLNCGSRSQQTNGLSQSSFTL from the coding sequence ATGATTTTTTTTGATCTATTAAAAGAGCTTCACAATTTAAAGCAAGCAAGTGCATTGTGCACGGTGGTTGCTATCAGCGGATCAACTCCCAGAAAAGCTGGCGCTAAAATGCTGGTTCTAAACGATGGTACAAGCTTCGGAGACATAAAAGGAAGCATTGGAGGAGGAGCAATCGAACATCATATTCGTAAACAAGCTCTTGAAGCACTCAAAGAAAATTCTTCCCGATTGGTAACTACTTCGCTCCGCAATGAACTTGGTATGTGCTGTGGAGGAGAAATGACCGTCTTTATAGAGCCTATCGCACAAAAGCCTCGATTTATCTGTTTTGGTGCTGGTCATATAGCTCAGAGTTTATGCCCTCAGGCTCTTTCTCTAGATTTTAATGTGTTTCTTCTCGATCATCGAAAAGATCTCCTGACGCTCCCATGTTTTGAACATGTTCAAGAAAAAATCTGTGATTCCTCAATTTTTTCTATCGAAAATTTGCAAATTTGTGAGCATGACTACGTTGTGGTGACAAGCCATGATCACCAGCTTGATCAAAGCATTGTAGAAGCTGTGCTCAAGTATCCCACAAAATTTCTTGGACTGGTGGGCTCTAAGCGAAAAGCTCTCATGACTCAAAAACGCTTGCGGGCAAAAAATTTGGATGAACAGCAGATTGCCCGTCTACGATGCCCTGTAGGACTTGATATTTACGCTCAAACTCCCCAAGAAATTGCTTTTTCAATTCTTGCTCAAGTCATCATGGTAAAAAATGAAAACACAAAAAATTATAGCCTTAATTGCGGCAGCAGGTCACAGCAGACGAATGGGCTTTCCCAAAGTTCTTTTACCCTATGA
- a CDS encoding nucleotidyltransferase family protein — protein sequence MKTQKIIALIAAAGHSRRMGFPKVLLPYDGDNIAISPLKFLWALRIKTFLTLPDFLLHNKQFCDYLSMFDILIRANRYPNLGFSGSIKTVLAENKKTQGLLIFPIDAPFFSRSLLNAFITTIDFNWPIIAVPHFYQAAGHPVYFSEHFFKALIHADSIGGPHAVIRRNKKYVRRILWPDSRILWNLNYQKDINSSIKAQVYYL from the coding sequence ATGAAAACACAAAAAATTATAGCCTTAATTGCGGCAGCAGGTCACAGCAGACGAATGGGCTTTCCCAAAGTTCTTTTACCCTATGATGGCGATAATATAGCTATCTCTCCCTTAAAATTCTTATGGGCTTTGAGGATCAAAACTTTTCTCACACTGCCGGATTTTTTGTTGCACAATAAACAATTTTGTGACTACCTATCGATGTTTGACATTCTCATTAGAGCGAATCGTTATCCAAATCTAGGCTTCAGTGGTTCCATCAAAACGGTGTTAGCGGAAAACAAAAAAACTCAAGGTTTATTGATCTTTCCCATTGATGCTCCTTTTTTTTCTCGCTCTCTTTTAAACGCTTTTATCACCACGATCGATTTTAATTGGCCAATAATAGCTGTTCCGCATTTTTATCAAGCTGCAGGACATCCAGTCTATTTTTCCGAGCATTTTTTTAAAGCACTTATTCATGCCGACAGCATCGGTGGGCCGCATGCTGTGATCAGGCGCAATAAAAAATACGTGCGTCGAATCTTATGGCCCGACTCACGTATTTTATGGAACTTGAATTATCAAAAAGATATAAACTCTAGCATTAAAGCTCAGGTGTACTATCTATAA